In one window of Poriferisphaera corsica DNA:
- the moaC gene encoding cyclic pyranopterin monophosphate synthase MoaC: protein MNNQQLTHLNEQGRAVMVDVGGKEVNEREAVAYGEVKCGRAYLDAVKEGSVKKGHVVEVARLAGMMGAKETGRLVPLCHVLPLDCVEVTIEILDDRFSITAKAKACAKTGVEMEAMTAVMIAGLTIYDMGKAIDREMVIGEVKLLEKRGGKSGEYLREDK from the coding sequence ATGAATAATCAGCAATTGACGCATTTGAATGAGCAAGGACGAGCAGTGATGGTGGATGTTGGGGGAAAAGAGGTGAATGAACGTGAGGCGGTGGCGTATGGGGAGGTGAAATGCGGGCGGGCGTATTTGGATGCTGTTAAAGAAGGGTCGGTGAAGAAGGGTCATGTTGTTGAGGTGGCGAGGCTAGCGGGGATGATGGGCGCGAAGGAAACGGGACGACTTGTGCCGTTGTGCCATGTGCTGCCGCTGGATTGCGTGGAGGTGACGATTGAGATATTAGATGATCGATTTTCGATTACAGCAAAAGCGAAAGCATGTGCGAAGACAGGGGTTGAGATGGAGGCAATGACGGCAGTGATGATTGCGGGGCTGACGATCTACGATATGGGCAAGGCGATTGATCGGGAGATGGTGATCGGTGAGGTGAAGCTGCTTGAAAAGCGGGGCGGAAAATCGGGCGAGTATTTGCGTGAGGACAAGTAA
- a CDS encoding MoaD/ThiS family protein: protein MKIDVRLFGPHVEAMGGEEILRIETNRREMRCEELIEMLAAKYPQIRDVLDTSRVAVNHQYALGNRVIHEGDEVGLVAMISGG, encoded by the coding sequence ATGAAGATTGATGTCAGGCTGTTCGGACCACATGTTGAGGCAATGGGAGGCGAGGAAATTTTGCGTATTGAGACGAATAGGAGAGAAATGAGATGCGAGGAATTAATTGAAATGTTGGCGGCCAAGTATCCGCAGATAAGAGACGTGCTAGATACAAGCCGAGTGGCGGTGAATCATCAATACGCTCTGGGCAATCGGGTGATACATGAAGGTGATGAGGTCGGGCTGGTGGCGATGATCAGCGGGGGGTGA
- a CDS encoding zinc-dependent alcohol dehydrogenase: MKQIFCLGNSSVKMGDTEIPEILNDQVLIKTAVSALCGSELHGYRNDGFGNGNNGHEAAGTIVKVGDEIKHLKEGMRVGVSAVHGCGTCEQCKHGRYTWCENGFDYTGNMHSEYFAIPALACHVIPDDVPWPVAVLISGDGLGVPFHTSTKIPADTKTVAVFGLGPIGLGNVMLQASLGRTVIGIDLAQDRLNIAKSLGAAHIINATTDVVEQIKGLTDGKGADVCIEAAGIPITAQQCFPATRTAGTVIFNGEQPSVELSPSEDFIRRDITAMGAWFYHFHEFTDMLKLYRLGFPIESLVTHIYPPEHADVAFKMMASGHTGKVLIDYAATEPLIKTDMHLQAIEA, from the coding sequence ATGAAACAAATCTTCTGTCTGGGCAACTCCTCTGTAAAAATGGGCGATACCGAAATCCCCGAAATTCTAAACGATCAAGTCCTTATCAAGACCGCCGTCTCCGCACTCTGTGGCTCAGAACTCCACGGCTATCGTAATGATGGCTTCGGCAACGGAAACAATGGCCATGAAGCTGCCGGCACCATCGTCAAAGTCGGCGATGAAATCAAGCACCTCAAAGAAGGTATGCGCGTCGGCGTTTCCGCTGTTCACGGCTGCGGCACTTGTGAACAATGCAAACACGGCCGTTACACATGGTGTGAAAACGGCTTCGACTACACAGGCAACATGCACTCCGAATACTTCGCCATCCCCGCGCTCGCCTGTCATGTCATCCCCGATGACGTCCCTTGGCCCGTCGCTGTCCTTATCTCCGGTGACGGCCTCGGTGTCCCATTCCACACTTCAACAAAAATTCCCGCCGACACTAAAACCGTCGCCGTCTTCGGCCTCGGCCCCATCGGGCTTGGCAATGTGATGCTCCAAGCCTCTCTCGGCCGCACCGTCATCGGTATCGATCTGGCGCAAGATCGCCTCAATATCGCCAAATCACTCGGCGCCGCACACATCATCAACGCGACCACAGACGTTGTTGAACAAATCAAAGGGCTTACCGATGGCAAAGGTGCTGATGTCTGTATCGAAGCGGCCGGCATCCCCATTACCGCGCAACAATGCTTCCCCGCAACACGCACCGCAGGCACCGTCATCTTTAATGGTGAACAACCTTCCGTAGAGCTATCGCCCAGTGAAGATTTCATTCGCCGCGATATCACCGCCATGGGCGCATGGTTCTATCACTTCCACGAGTTCACCGACATGCTCAAGCTTTATCGCCTCGGCTTCCCCATTGAATCACTCGTTACACACATCTATCCCCCGGAACATGCTGACGTCGCCTTTAAAATGATGGCTTCCGGCCATACCGGTAAAGTACTTATCGATTATGCCGCAACTGAGCCACTCATTAAAACGGATATGCATCTTCAAGCAATAGAAGCCTAA